The nucleotide sequence CGGTGGTCGTCCTCGTCGCCGTCGTCTCCCTCGCGGCCCTCGCGTTCGTCACGGAGGACGACCCCGGCGGGACGGCCTTCTACGCCGAGTACCTCCTCCTCGTCGCCGGTCTCTCGGGGATGGCCGTCACCGGCGACGTGTTCAACCTCTACGTCTTCCTCGAGATTACGGGGCTGGCGACCTACGCGCTGGTCGCGAGCGCCGGGACCGGTCGCTCGGCCGTGTCGGCGCTCAAGTACCTCCTCTTCGGCACCGTCGCCGCTTCGCTGTACCTGCTCGGGGTCGGCTACGCACTGGTGGCGACGGGGACGCTCAACATGGCCGACCTCGCGACCGAGCTGGCGGCGGCCGGCTACGACTCGCCGCTCGTGCTCGCCTCCTTCGGGTTCATCGTCGTCGGCCTCGCGACCAAGACGGCGCTGTTCCCGCTGCACACCTGGCAGCCCGACGCCTACGCCGACGCCCCGGACAGCGTGAGCGCGCTCATCGCCGCGCTCGTCTCGACGGTGGCGGCCTACGCGCTCCTCCGGCTGGTCTACACCGTCTACACCCCGGCTTTCTTCGAGGCCGTCCCGGTCGCCCGCGACGCCCTGATCGTCTTCGCGGCGGTCAGCATCGTCGTCGGGAGCGTCCTCGCGGTGACCCAATCCGAGGTCAAGCGGATGCTCGCCTACTCGTCGGTGTCGCAGTACGGCCTGGTCGTCGTCGGCGTCGCCATCGGCACGCCGGCGGCGGTCTTCGGCGCCGTCGTCCACCTGCTCGGTCACGCGATCATGAAGGGTGGGCTGTTCGTCGCCGCGGGCACCGTCGCCGACGTGACCGGCGCCCGGACCGTCGACGAGTACGCCGGCCTCGCCGACCGGTTCCCGGTTCTCGGCGGGGCGAGCGCCGTACTCATGCTCGCGATGGTCGGCGTCCCGCCGGCCGTCGGCTTCGCGGGCAAGTGGTACATCGCGCTCGGCGCCGTCCGGGCGGGCACCTGGCCCGTCGCCGTCGTCATCTTCGCGTCGACGCTCCTGACGCTCGCGTACTTCGCCCTGCTGGTCGAGCGGATGTTCGTCGCGCCGGCCTCCGAGAGCGTCCTGGCCGCGACCGACGGTGGCCGTGACGGCGACGCCGAGGGCGACGCACTCGGCCCCTCGCCCCCGCCGACCGCCCGCCCCAGTCGCCGGGCGCTCGCGCTCGTCGTCGGCGCCGCCGTCGTCGCCGTCGTTCTCGGCCTCGTCGTCACCGACCTCGGGACCGCGCTGGAACCGACCATCGACACGCTCCTCTCGCCATGACCGACATCGCCTCACTCAGACCGGCTCTGGCCGTCGCCGTCGCGGCGGTGGCCGTGGTACCGATCCTCGCCTCCGCCCGTCGACCGAACCTCCGCGAGGGGTGGACCGTGCTCGCGGCCGTGGGATCGTTCGCCCTCGTCGCCAGCATGCTCCCCGGCGCCCTCGACGGGACGGTCTACGTGGCCGACCTCGGGACGCTCGTCGCCGGCGTGGAGTTCTCCCTGCAGGCCGACCCGCTGGGACTGCTCTTTGCGACCGTCGCCAGCCTGCTCTGGTTGGTGACCAGTTTCTACAGCATCGGCTACATGCGCGGGCTGGACGAGGGCGATCAGACGCGCTACTTCGCGGCCTTCGCCGCGAGCGTCGCCGCCGCCCTCGGCGTCGCCTTCGCCGCCAACCTCGTCACCATCTTCGTCTTCTACGAACTCCTGACCGTCGCGACGTATCCGCTCGTCACCCACGACGAGACGCCCGAGGCGCGGGCCGCCGGCCGGAAGTACCTCGCGTACACCTTCGGCGGCGGCGTGGCCGTCCTCGCGGGGACGGTGCTGGTCGCGACGATGGCGGACACCACGGCCTTCGCCGCGGGCGGCATCGACGCCCTCGCGACCGCCGACCCCGTCCTCGCTCGGGCAGCCTTCGTCCTCCTGATCGGCGGCTTCGGCGTGAAGGCGGCGCTCATGCCGCTGCATTCGTGGCTCCCCGACGCGATGGTGGCGCCCACACCCGTCTCGGGGCTGCTCCACGCCGTCGCCGTCGTCAAGAGCGGCGTCTTCGGCATCGCGCGCGTCGTTCTCGACGTCTACGGCGTCGACCTCACCGGCGCGCTCGGGATGGGCCTGCCGCTCGCCGTCGTCGCCGCCGCGACGCTCACGCTCGCCAGCGTCATCGCGCTCCGCCAGGACAACCTCAAACGCCGGCTGGCGTTCTCGACGGTGAGTCAGCTCTCCTACATCGTCCTCGGCATCGCCATCCTCGATCCCACGTCGATCGTGGGCGGCCTCCTGCACATCCCCGCTCACGCGTTCATGAAGCTCACTCTCTTCTTCACCGCCGGCGCCATCCACGTCGAGACCCACACCGACGACATCAGCGACATGGCCGGCATCGGCAAGCGGATGCCCCTGACCATGCTCGCCTTCGGCGTCGCCGCCGCGGGTATGGCCGGCATCCCGCTGGTCGCCGGCTTCGTCAGCAAGTGGTACCTCCTGATCGGGAGCGTGAGCGCCGACCAGGCCGTCTTCGCCGTCGTCCTCCTGGTCTCGGGCGTCCTCAACATCGCGTACTTCTGGCCCGTGTTCTATCAGGCCTTCTTCGAGGCCGAGGACGAACACGACGCCAAGCCGCTCGTGGAGTTCCCCCTCGGCGGCGAGTCGCGGTCGATCCTCCCCGCGGAGCCGACGCCCGACTCCGGCGCCGTCACGGACGGCGGGCACGACGGGGCGGACGGGCACGACGACCACGGATACGACAAACACGACGAGCACGGACACGACGACGAACACGACGACGACCACGGCGGCCCGCCCGTCGGCGGGTGGGAACGCCGAGGCTGGGTCGGCGGCGAGAGCACGTGGTTCATGCTCGGGCCCATCCTCGCGGCGATGGTGGGTGCGGTTCTCATCGGCGTCGTCCCCGAGACGGCGGTGTTCCTGCGCCTCGTCGACGTCATCGTCGAGGGCGCCACCGGGGTGAGCGTCCTGTGACGGGACCGCTCACCGCGCTCCCGCCGGGGGTCGTCGTCCTCGCCGCGGCGCTCGCGACCGGTCTCGCCGGCGGACGACGCCGCCTCGCCCACCTGCTCGGCGGGGGGACGACCGCACTCGTGACGGTCTGGATCTGGCTGGTCCCCGAGGGGACGCACCTGACCGGGCGGCTCTTCGGCTTCGACGCCGTCTTCTTCAACGTCGATCCGTTCTCATGGGTCGTCGGCCTCGTCTTCGCCTTCATCGGGACCGTCGCCGTCGGTTACTCGTGGGCGACCGGTGCGGAGAGCAAGCAGACGGCCTACGCGCTCACCTACGTCGGGTCGAGCCTCGGCGCCGTCTTCGCCGGCGACTGGCTGACCCTGATCGTCTGGTGGGAGCTGATGGCGGTGACGAGTACGCTCCTCGTCTGGGACTACGGCGGGAAGGCCGTGCGCGCCGGCTTCCGGTACGCGCTCCTCCACGGCATCGGGGGGAGCCTCCTGCTGGCGGCCATCGTGTGGCACTACGCCGCCGTCGGATCCGTCCTCTTCAGCGCCGCCGACGGCATCGTCGGGACGGTGCCACAGGTGCTCGCCGCCCTCGGCATCGGCGTCAACGTCGGCTTTATCGGCCTGCACGCGTGGCTCCCCGACACCTACCCGAGACCCCACATCGCGGCGAGCGTCTTCCTCTGTGTCTACACCACCAAGACCGGCGTCTACGGCATGTACCGGGCGTTCCCCGAGGGCCACCTCTGGGTCGCCTACATGGGCGGTGCGATGGCCGTCTTCGGCGCGGCCGCGGCGCTCCTCCAGAACGACATGCGACGGCTGCTCTCCTATCACATCCAGTCGCAGGTGGGCTACATGGTCGCGGGCGTAGGCATCGGCGGCGCGCTGGCGCAGGCCGGCGCGTTCGGCCACGTGTTCAACCACATCCTCTACAAGAGCCTCCTCTTCATGACCGCTGGCGCCGTGATCTACCGGACCGGCGAGGAGAACCTGAAGTACCTCGGCGGACTGGCGCGGAAGATGCCCGTCACCGCCGCGGCTTTCACCGTCGCCGCGCTCTCCATCGCCGGCTTCCCCGGGTTCAACGGCTTCGTCAGCAAGGGGATCGTCATCTCCGCCAGCCACTACGAGTTCGTGAAGGGGCCCCTCGTCGTCGGCGACTTCTACACGCTCGAGTTGCTACTCCTCGTCGGGGGCGTCGGCACGTTCCTGTCGTTCATCAAGTTCGGCTACTACGCCTTCCTCCACGGGCCGTACGAGGGCGACCCCGTGACGCCGGCCCCGCGGGCACAGCAGGTCCCGATGCTGCTCGTCGCGACGCTGTGTGTGTTCTACGGCGTCTTCGACGGCGCGCTGTTCGGCCTGCTCCCGTTCGACGTGACCGACGGAAGCGTCGTCGGGCACGTCTACCACACGTACACCGTCCCTCACATCGTCGAGGGACTCGTCCTCGCCGCGGCGGGCGTCGTCGGCTTCGCGGTCCTGAAAAAGCCGCTGTCGAAGGTCGGTCGGGTGCCCGACGTGGACGCCGGGTACAACCCCCTCGTCTTCTACGGGACGCGGGCGCTGGTCCACGGGGTGACCGAGACGTACGCGGCCGTCGACCGGGCCGCCGTCGGCCTCGCCGACCGGGCCGCCGCCGTCCGCGCCGACCCCGCCCCGCTCTCCCGGTATCGCGCCGACATCGGCGGGAGCATCTTCATCCTCATGCTCGTCCTCGGCGGCGTCCTCGCGTGGCTGGGCATCGTCTGACCGGCCGACCCCCCGACTGAACCCTACATTTACGGTGCGAGACACGGGACGGTACCACACGACCGATGAGGGGGTACCTATCCGCAGCGAACGGGGAGAAAGACGGGAGGCGGATTCCGCTCGATTCGCCGACGGAGCTGTATCGCGAACCCGAGGAGCACAACCGCGTGGTCGCGGAGAGCGAGGGCCGGGTCCGGCCGCTCGGCGTCGCCGACGCGACGGTGTCGCGCAAGAAGGACGGACGGGCGCCGGTCCGTCTCACGCCGCGGTCGGAGTTCGTGGAGATCAGAAACGACGGCAACACCAACGGCGTCACCGTCTCGACCGGCGGCGACGAGTTCGAGGTCGAGGAGGGGTTCGTCGAGACGGTGGCCCGGGACGCGACCATCTCGCTCGGCTACCGGACGACGCTCCGACTCACCGTCGAGCGCGAGGCGAGCGTCGAGCAGAACGTCGTCCACCAGGGCGACGGGGACGTCGTCGTGGGCGATCAGAAAAACGTCGACCGGAGCACCACCGTCGGCGACGACAACGTGATCAACCGGTCGTCGATCGGCGAGTCGTCCAGCGCTGAGGACGGGAGTGGCGGATCCGGTTCCGCGCCGGCGGCCGGCCGGGATTCTCGCGGCGCCGGCCCCGACACCGCCGCCGATCCCGCCCCGGGATCGCGGGGGCCGTCGTCGCCGACCTACTGCACGGACTGCGGGACGAAACTCGTCGACGGCACCTGTCCCGAGTGTGCGGCGGGCGGGACGACCGACACGAAGCAGTTCTGTGAGCGACACGAACGGACCTACACCGGCGACGCCTGTCCGGAGTGCCGGCAGTCACCGTGACGGATGACGGGCCACACCGCCGCCGGGACCGACGTGGGGCGGACACGCGACCACAACGAGGACGACTACCTCGTGACCACGTACGGGGACCGGACGCTCCTCGCCGTCGCGGACGGGATGGGCGGCCACCGCGCGGGCGACGTCGCCAGCGAGACGGCGCTCGACGCGTTCGAGAACGCGCTCGCGGGCCGCCTCGGCGGGAGCAGTGACGACCTCGCTGCGTCGCTCCGTGGGGCGGTCGAGGCGGCCAACGACCGCGTCCGCGAGCGAGCACGGGCCGAGGGTCGCGAGGGCATGGGGACGACGCTCGTCGCCGCCCT is from Haloplanus salinarum and encodes:
- a CDS encoding proton-conducting transporter membrane subunit, coding for MTDIASLRPALAVAVAAVAVVPILASARRPNLREGWTVLAAVGSFALVASMLPGALDGTVYVADLGTLVAGVEFSLQADPLGLLFATVASLLWLVTSFYSIGYMRGLDEGDQTRYFAAFAASVAAALGVAFAANLVTIFVFYELLTVATYPLVTHDETPEARAAGRKYLAYTFGGGVAVLAGTVLVATMADTTAFAAGGIDALATADPVLARAAFVLLIGGFGVKAALMPLHSWLPDAMVAPTPVSGLLHAVAVVKSGVFGIARVVLDVYGVDLTGALGMGLPLAVVAAATLTLASVIALRQDNLKRRLAFSTVSQLSYIVLGIAILDPTSIVGGLLHIPAHAFMKLTLFFTAGAIHVETHTDDISDMAGIGKRMPLTMLAFGVAAAGMAGIPLVAGFVSKWYLLIGSVSADQAVFAVVLLVSGVLNIAYFWPVFYQAFFEAEDEHDAKPLVEFPLGGESRSILPAEPTPDSGAVTDGGHDGADGHDDHGYDKHDEHGHDDEHDDDHGGPPVGGWERRGWVGGESTWFMLGPILAAMVGAVLIGVVPETAVFLRLVDVIVEGATGVSVL
- a CDS encoding Na(+)/H(+) antiporter subunit D, whose product is MTGPLTALPPGVVVLAAALATGLAGGRRRLAHLLGGGTTALVTVWIWLVPEGTHLTGRLFGFDAVFFNVDPFSWVVGLVFAFIGTVAVGYSWATGAESKQTAYALTYVGSSLGAVFAGDWLTLIVWWELMAVTSTLLVWDYGGKAVRAGFRYALLHGIGGSLLLAAIVWHYAAVGSVLFSAADGIVGTVPQVLAALGIGVNVGFIGLHAWLPDTYPRPHIAASVFLCVYTTKTGVYGMYRAFPEGHLWVAYMGGAMAVFGAAAALLQNDMRRLLSYHIQSQVGYMVAGVGIGGALAQAGAFGHVFNHILYKSLLFMTAGAVIYRTGEENLKYLGGLARKMPVTAAAFTVAALSIAGFPGFNGFVSKGIVISASHYEFVKGPLVVGDFYTLELLLLVGGVGTFLSFIKFGYYAFLHGPYEGDPVTPAPRAQQVPMLLVATLCVFYGVFDGALFGLLPFDVTDGSVVGHVYHTYTVPHIVEGLVLAAAGVVGFAVLKKPLSKVGRVPDVDAGYNPLVFYGTRALVHGVTETYAAVDRAAVGLADRAAAVRADPAPLSRYRADIGGSIFILMLVLGGVLAWLGIV
- a CDS encoding proton-conducting transporter membrane subunit, which translates into the protein MSDAYLPLLVALPLLGALLAVAAGLGSERGPAVVAPVVLAAQTGLAGWLGSRAILDGPLSVGVGGFVAPYGIELVVDGLSAAVVVLVAVVSLAALAFVTEDDPGGTAFYAEYLLLVAGLSGMAVTGDVFNLYVFLEITGLATYALVASAGTGRSAVSALKYLLFGTVAASLYLLGVGYALVATGTLNMADLATELAAAGYDSPLVLASFGFIVVGLATKTALFPLHTWQPDAYADAPDSVSALIAALVSTVAAYALLRLVYTVYTPAFFEAVPVARDALIVFAAVSIVVGSVLAVTQSEVKRMLAYSSVSQYGLVVVGVAIGTPAAVFGAVVHLLGHAIMKGGLFVAAGTVADVTGARTVDEYAGLADRFPVLGGASAVLMLAMVGVPPAVGFAGKWYIALGAVRAGTWPVAVVIFASTLLTLAYFALLVERMFVAPASESVLAATDGGRDGDAEGDALGPSPPPTARPSRRALALVVGAAVVAVVLGLVVTDLGTALEPTIDTLLSP